A single region of the Lycium barbarum isolate Lr01 chromosome 2, ASM1917538v2, whole genome shotgun sequence genome encodes:
- the LOC132627952 gene encoding type IV inositol polyphosphate 5-phosphatase 11, which translates to MEGLCVKLFEASRKYKMKRRKAAAMGMVDSFEASHEGIKTVDLQKRCEFSGSSDLCIYFVTWNMNGQVPCEDIAKLVGEERRYDLLVMGLQEAPRNNICKLLKNTLAGTHMLLGKSVMQSVQLYVFGPKNSEQFTREVKVDKHEVGGLGWLIRRKKGAVAIKISYKGIQMVFISCHLSAHARNVEERNFQFKHITYSLFSKNKNSYAKPEQLTVWLGDLNYRLQGINSYPARDLIHGNLHEMLTSKDQLLQEAERGEIFNGYCEGALAFKPTYKYDIGSSSYDTSHKVRVPSWTDRILFKIDGNKINASLHSYEAIESIRSSDHKPVKAHLCLKLNKSSSSENNGAINLISELSQ; encoded by the exons aTGGAGGGGCTTTGTGTTAAGCTTTTTGAAGCATCAAG GAAGTATAAGATGAAGAGACGCAAAGCAGCAGCAATGGGAATGGTAGACAGTTTTGAGGCGAGTCATGAAGGGATCAAAACTGTTGATCTCCAGAAACGTTGTGAGTTCTCTGGGAGTTCTGATCTTTGCATCTATTTTGTCACTTGGAATATGAATGGACAG GTCCCTTGCGAGGATATAGCAAAGCTAGTTGGTGAAGAGAGAAGATATGATCTATTGGTGATGGGTTTGCAAGAGGCACCTCGAAACAACATTTGCAAGTTGTTGAAGAACACTTTGGCTGGTACTCATAT GCTTTTAGGAAAATCAGTAATGCAATCTGTACAGCTGTATGTGTTTGGCCCCAAGAATTCAGAGCAATTTACAAGAG AAGTAAAGGTGGATAAGCATGAAGTTGGAGGATTAGGATGGTTAATCAGAAGAAAGAAAGGAGCAGTGGCTATTAAAATTAGCTACAAAGGCATACAAATGGTATTTATTTCTTGCCACCTATCTG CTCATGCTCGTAATGTGGAAGAAAGAAACTTTCAGTTCAAGCATATAACATATtcactcttctccaagaataAAAATTCTTATGCTAAACCAGAACAACTGACTGTATGGTTAGGAGATCTCAATTACAGACTCCAAGGCATCAATTCCTATCCTGCTAGAGATCTCATCCATGGAAATCTCCACGAA ATGCTAACTAGCAAAGATCAACTTTTACAAGAAGCtgaaagaggagagatttttaatGGTTATTGCGAGGGTGCATTAGCTTTCAAACCAACTTACAAGTATGATATTGGAAGCAGCAGTTATGATACCAGTCACAAG GTTAGAGTACCATCGTGGACAGACAGAATATTATTCAAGATTGACGGTAACAAGATCAATGCAAGTTTACATTCATATGAAGCCATTGAAAGCATACGCAGCTCTGATCATAAGCCAGTCAAAGCTCATCTCTGCTTAAAATTAAACAAATCTTCATCCTCTGAAAACAATGGAGCCATAAATCTTATTTCAGAATTATCACAATGa